The nucleotide sequence CCAGTGCAGGTTGATGACGTCGGCCTGCTGCACCATCGGGTGCTTTTCAAGGGGTACCCCAACGGCTGCCGGTGAAAAAGCAAAGCGCACACTTTTGTCTTTTTCATAAGGCAAAAAGGCGAGCCGCTCGGCCGCAAACCGGGCCCAGAACACTTTTTGCTCCCAGTCGGAAGTGGCCCAGGCGGTCACGCCGGGGCCGGGTTTTTGCGCGCGGTGTACCAGCAGATGCGAGTCGACATGGTGGTTGCGCAGGGCCTGATTGAGGCGCGAAGCGGCCACGGCGGCCCCGCCTTCCCACTGAAATGTGCTGAGGTGGAGAATCATGCCGCAAGATACTTAGTTCAAAATTCTTTGGTCCGGATTCGGTGCATTTTGTTCTTTTTCTACCTATCTAAAGCCCGATTCAATTTTTGGAAATGAGCAGCCACGCTCAGGCAGAAAAAAACGTTTTACACGGGATGATCCAAAACGCGGATCATCCAATATCACCGAATGCTGCTGTATATTTGCCCGAATCTTAACAAATCAAATTTGGTAGCGAAACTTGCCCTATTAGTAAAGCTATTTGCCGAAAAGTGCCTACCCTAAGTCCCAAAAGCATGTCCACCGAAAAAAAAAGCCATGAAGCCCACTCGGGCTGGTTTGAAGTAAAATACGCCACGCAAGAAGCCCGGCAGGGGGCCATTGAACGGTGGATGCGCGACCGGGAGGAGCACACGATCAATCACTGGATTCACCAGCGGCTACTCAATCTGGCTCAGCCTTTTACCCAGGAAAGCAAAACCTGGCTCACTGTGGGCGATGGCTACGGTTTTGATGCCAACTACTTTTACGAGAAAGGCTTGGACGTGACGGCCACGGATATTGCCGATACCTTTCTGCCCCTCTCGAAATCGCATGGCATTCTGGATAAATACTCGGTCGAAAATGCCGAGAAACTGAGTTTTGCCGACGATAGTTTCGATTATGTTTTTTGCAAGGAAGCCTACCACCATTTTCCCCGGCCCTACCTGGCCGTCTATGAGATGATCCGTGTGGCCCGCGAAGCGGTGATTCTGGTGGAACCCCACGATCCCATCGCCAAAATGCCCCTGCTGCTGGCCATGCGTAATCTGCTGGACCGGCGCAATACGACCACGCTGCAGAAATATTGGAAAAACCGCTATTCGTTCGAAGAGGTAGGTAACTACGTATTCAAGTTGTCGGAACGCGAAATGGACAAACTGGCCAACGGCATCGGCCTGCCCGCCGTAGCTTTCAAGGGGATTAATAACAATTATTACAACACCGCCACTGGCAGTGAAAAAGCCGACGATTCTTCGCCCGCTTTCCGCAAAATCAAACGCAAACTAGCCCTGCATGATTTTCTGGTCAAAGCCTCGCTGATGCCTTCACAGGTACTTTGCGCGGTGATTTTTAAGAAAATGCCTTCTGAAAACGTACAGGTCGCGATGAAAAAAGAGGGCTTTGCCTTTCACGTATTTCCGCCCAATCCTTACGCAGGTAGGTAGGTGCCTATTTTGTTTCGCGCCAGCCGAAAATATTGAG is from Salmonirosea aquatica and encodes:
- a CDS encoding class I SAM-dependent methyltransferase, translated to MSTEKKSHEAHSGWFEVKYATQEARQGAIERWMRDREEHTINHWIHQRLLNLAQPFTQESKTWLTVGDGYGFDANYFYEKGLDVTATDIADTFLPLSKSHGILDKYSVENAEKLSFADDSFDYVFCKEAYHHFPRPYLAVYEMIRVAREAVILVEPHDPIAKMPLLLAMRNLLDRRNTTTLQKYWKNRYSFEEVGNYVFKLSEREMDKLANGIGLPAVAFKGINNNYYNTATGSEKADDSSPAFRKIKRKLALHDFLVKASLMPSQVLCAVIFKKMPSENVQVAMKKEGFAFHVFPPNPYAGR